In a single window of the Megalobrama amblycephala isolate DHTTF-2021 linkage group LG3, ASM1881202v1, whole genome shotgun sequence genome:
- the LOC125265320 gene encoding uncharacterized protein LOC125265320: MRYYFILLLFSTISCSSDVDVVQEDVKIVRAGEDVNLTCNFLQFLQSTIWFKQTAEGKSLQIVYLYLEQPSWNKDFEKTNRFNVSKGDDHFNLTILKTKPSDSATYYCVVTSYYSMGMGAGTRLLVRDAAVAQITLQQSLIDTLHPGDSVNLQCSIFTESCAGEHSVYWFRQSSGDSQGVLYTKGERNGQCNKSSESQTQSCVYNLLKSNISHSDTGIYYCAVAACGEILFGKGTQLNFKVSGDLNLTLALGILNIIFLALVVFLGIKLCRTQNKVSTPQESQNEDTMNYAAISFAQKPLNSRRTKSKIIQDQSLYAQVRSQQ; this comes from the exons ATGAGATATTACTTCATTCTTTTGCTTTTCTCAACAATAT CCTGCTCCTCTGATGTGGACGTTGTTCAGGAAGATGTAAAAATAGTTCGAGCTGGAGAAGATGTGAATCTTACCTGCAACTTTTTACAGTTCCTGCAATCAACAATATGGTTTAAACAGACGGCTGAAGGAAAATCCTTACAAATTGTGTATTTATATCTTGAACAACCCAGTTGGAATAAGGACTTTGAGAAAACAAATCGTTTTAATGTTTCCAAAGGAGATGATCATTTTAATCTGACCATTTTAAAGACAAAGCCTTCAGACTCAGCAACATATTACTGTGTAGTCACATCATATTACAGCATGGGAATGGGTGCAGGAACTAGATTACTTGTCAGAG ATGCAGCCGTAGCACAAATAACTCTTCAGCAGTCTTTGATAGACACGCTTCATCCAGGAGATTCTGTGAATTTGCAGTGCAGCATCTTCACTGAGAGTTGTGCAGGAGAACACAGCGTCTACTGGTTCAGACAAAGCTCGGGAGACTCTCAAGGAGTCCTTTACACCAAAGGAGAGAGAAATGGTCAGTGTAATAAGagcagtgagtctcaaacgcAGAGCTGCGTCTACAATCTCCTCAAGAGCAACATCAGTCACTCTGACACTGGGATTTACTACTGCGCTGTGGCTGCATGTGGAGAGATACTGTTTGGAAAAGGAACTCAACTAAATTTTAAAG TGAGTGGTGATCTGAATCTAACTCTTGCTCTTGGAATTTTAAACATCATATTTTTGGCTCTTGTTGTTTTTCTGGGAATAAAACTATGCAGGACTCAGAACAAAG tGTCCACACCTCAAGAGAGTCAA AATGAAGACACCATGAATTATGCAGCCATTAGTTTTGCTCAGAAACCTCTGAACTCTAGAAGAACCAAATCAAAGATCATTCAGGATCAGTCTCTGTACGCTCAGGTCAGATCACAGCAGTAA